In a genomic window of Arthrobacter woluwensis:
- a CDS encoding TIM-barrel domain-containing protein produces MRPHPARSGVHTRQRRRHTGNLLALAAAVTLSCAPLSPLSAAVAAPEPTTATPTTAPASETGTPVKVKPVTPEVPVDQSGSTLGTVTGVARDGGTVNLTAEKGAFRITFLDPKTFRIEAAPGGTFTDPANTDQGDPAQSADIVVGAKSFPGTGLTLSDGDWITASTDAVRVSVEKSSGRIKVTRPDGSTVFEESAPLSFGSKSTTEHLAPQAGEQFIGGGMQNGRAIHTGAVINIAKNFNWTDDGYPNAVPYYMSSKGYGVLRDTFARGSYDFGTSPSTTHEEKRFDAYYFVGDYKSALDGYTQLTGRPMMPPVYALEYGDADCYNRSNPGYSSSGYGDPDGAKQRTPDAIKTARQFVAHDMPAGWMLVNDGYGCEYQQLPETVKSIQDETQLKVGLWTQRSLTNQAYEVGQAGVRLRKLDVAWVGSGYRQALTGCESAHQGIEDNSSARGTALMVEGWAGSQRCGMQWTGDHSGNLDAIRWQVPALTGAGNSGLAFTTGDVDGIFGGSKESYVRDLQWKAFAPALYSMSGWAPTDKRPWLYGDDATAINRKYLQLRQQLMPFLYTLAQDSHSTGVPMMRSMALEFPEQAASYSAEANQQFMLGSDFLVAPVYTQSTVRNGIQLPAGQQWADYWTGKVYDGGQILNGYDAPLDRLPLFVRVGAVIPQGKVARNASLVPEDSAVTVEAFAKGKSSFTLYEDDKVTRDYKNGKSARQTFTVDAPDFGTGTVNVTVGAREGTYTGMAAARPYLINAHVGTAPQQVKTGSTVLPRVSGQAALDAATQGWFYDAATSVVRVKTAPLASSASATVQLKNAGPMAGKTQDAQAAELRVGVDKEVFQGKQTTFTAQFVNTGTWSKTGVKITPALPAGWTLVSSSGATASEVKAGQSVTASFTVSPGPSAAAGSQQLAATASYTRRVTAARRPCTAATRSTSPTAPCKPRSTTSRSPRWRTRAPGTSTAAGRVSPRSSSPRRPSRPAA; encoded by the coding sequence ATGAGACCGCACCCCGCCCGTTCCGGGGTGCACACACGGCAACGACGCCGCCACACCGGGAACCTCCTGGCCCTGGCCGCCGCCGTCACGCTCAGCTGTGCACCGCTCTCCCCTTTGTCTGCGGCCGTCGCCGCACCTGAACCCACCACCGCCACTCCCACCACCGCACCCGCGTCCGAGACCGGCACCCCCGTCAAGGTCAAGCCCGTGACCCCCGAGGTCCCGGTCGACCAGAGCGGCAGCACCCTCGGCACCGTCACCGGCGTCGCCCGCGACGGCGGCACGGTGAACCTGACCGCCGAGAAGGGCGCCTTCCGGATCACCTTCCTCGACCCCAAGACCTTCCGCATCGAGGCGGCCCCCGGCGGGACGTTCACCGATCCCGCGAACACGGACCAGGGGGATCCCGCCCAGAGTGCCGACATCGTCGTCGGCGCCAAGAGCTTCCCCGGCACCGGGCTCACCCTCAGCGACGGCGACTGGATCACCGCCTCCACCGATGCCGTCCGCGTCTCCGTGGAGAAGTCCAGCGGGCGCATCAAGGTCACCCGCCCGGACGGCAGCACCGTCTTCGAGGAGTCCGCTCCCCTGAGCTTCGGCTCCAAGAGCACCACCGAACACCTGGCGCCCCAGGCCGGTGAGCAGTTCATCGGCGGCGGCATGCAGAACGGCCGCGCGATCCACACCGGCGCGGTCATCAACATCGCCAAGAACTTCAACTGGACCGACGACGGCTACCCCAACGCCGTGCCGTACTACATGTCCAGCAAGGGCTACGGTGTCCTGCGGGACACGTTCGCGCGCGGCAGTTACGACTTCGGCACGTCCCCGAGCACCACGCACGAGGAGAAGCGCTTCGACGCCTACTACTTCGTGGGTGATTACAAGTCGGCCCTGGACGGCTACACGCAGCTGACCGGCCGCCCGATGATGCCGCCGGTCTATGCCCTCGAGTACGGCGACGCCGACTGCTACAACCGCTCGAACCCGGGCTACTCCTCCTCGGGCTACGGCGACCCCGACGGCGCGAAGCAGCGCACGCCGGACGCCATCAAGACGGCGCGGCAGTTCGTCGCCCACGACATGCCTGCCGGCTGGATGCTTGTCAACGACGGCTACGGCTGCGAGTACCAGCAATTGCCGGAGACCGTGAAGAGCATCCAGGACGAGACCCAGCTCAAGGTGGGCCTCTGGACGCAGCGCTCCCTGACCAACCAGGCCTACGAGGTCGGCCAGGCCGGCGTGCGGCTCCGGAAGCTCGACGTCGCGTGGGTCGGTTCCGGTTACCGCCAGGCGCTCACCGGCTGCGAGTCAGCCCACCAGGGCATCGAGGACAACTCCTCCGCCCGCGGCACCGCGCTCATGGTCGAAGGCTGGGCCGGTTCCCAGCGCTGCGGCATGCAGTGGACCGGCGACCACAGCGGCAACCTCGACGCGATCCGCTGGCAGGTCCCGGCCCTCACCGGCGCGGGCAACTCCGGCCTGGCGTTCACCACCGGCGACGTCGACGGCATCTTCGGCGGCTCCAAGGAGTCCTACGTCCGCGATCTGCAGTGGAAGGCCTTCGCCCCGGCCCTCTACTCGATGTCCGGCTGGGCCCCGACGGACAAGCGCCCCTGGCTCTACGGGGACGACGCCACCGCGATCAACCGCAAGTACCTCCAGCTGCGGCAGCAGCTCATGCCGTTCCTCTACACCCTGGCGCAGGACTCCCACTCCACCGGTGTGCCGATGATGCGCTCCATGGCGCTCGAGTTCCCGGAGCAGGCCGCGTCCTACTCCGCCGAGGCTAACCAGCAGTTCATGCTCGGCTCGGACTTCCTCGTCGCCCCGGTCTACACCCAGAGCACCGTGCGGAACGGCATCCAGCTGCCCGCCGGCCAGCAGTGGGCGGACTACTGGACCGGCAAGGTCTACGACGGCGGCCAGATCCTCAACGGCTACGACGCACCGCTCGACCGGCTCCCGCTGTTCGTCCGCGTCGGGGCCGTGATCCCGCAGGGCAAGGTGGCTCGCAACGCCTCCCTCGTCCCCGAGGACTCGGCCGTGACGGTGGAGGCCTTCGCCAAGGGCAAGTCCTCCTTCACCCTGTACGAGGACGACAAGGTCACGCGCGACTACAAGAACGGCAAGTCGGCACGGCAGACGTTCACCGTGGACGCCCCGGACTTCGGCACGGGCACCGTCAACGTCACCGTCGGCGCGCGGGAGGGCACCTACACCGGGATGGCCGCCGCCCGCCCGTACCTGATCAACGCCCACGTGGGCACGGCGCCGCAACAGGTGAAGACCGGTTCCACGGTCCTCCCCCGGGTCTCCGGACAGGCCGCGCTGGACGCCGCCACCCAGGGCTGGTTCTACGACGCCGCCACCTCGGTGGTGCGGGTCAAGACCGCTCCCCTGGCGTCCTCGGCGAGCGCCACGGTCCAGCTGAAGAACGCCGGGCCGATGGCCGGGAAGACCCAGGACGCGCAGGCCGCGGAACTGCGGGTCGGCGTCGACAAGGAGGTGTTCCAGGGCAAGCAGACGACGTTCACCGCGCAGTTCGTGAACACCGGGACCTGGAGCAAGACGGGCGTGAAGATCACTCCCGCTCTCCCCGCCGGGTGGACCCTCGTCTCCTCCTCCGGCGCGACCGCGTCCGAGGTCAAGGCGGGGCAGAGCGTCACCGCGAGCTTCACGGTGAGTCCCGGCCCGAGCGCTGCCGCCGGTTCGCAGCAGCTGGCGGCGACGGCGTCGTACACACGGCGCGTGACGGCAGCGCGCAGACCGTGCACGGCGGCAACTCGATCTACGTCGCCTACGGCTCCCTGCAAGCCGCGTTCAACAACGTCGCGGTCACCACGGTGGCGAACAAGAGCGCCGGGAACTTCGACGGCGGCGGGGCGAGTTTCTCCGCGGAGCAGCTCGCCCAGGCGGCCATCCCGGCCGGCGGCGTGA
- a CDS encoding NPCBM/NEW2 domain-containing protein, which produces MVRLNPAKELAAVVLPTDTRVKFFDWQVTTQPLPAVPHGTAYASDVEWVQAVNGYGVIGKDVANKDTATSPDLPLALNYTDPATGTSPSYTKGLGVHAESRITYYLGGKCTRFTSQVGLEKGFAGNIIFSVNADGATAYTSRTYVPGFAPEGVDVDLRGVNYLDLVVKPSGSINGAHGVWGDAKFECAP; this is translated from the coding sequence ATGGTCCGGCTGAACCCGGCCAAGGAGCTGGCCGCCGTCGTCCTTCCGACCGACACCCGGGTGAAGTTCTTCGACTGGCAGGTGACCACCCAGCCGCTGCCCGCCGTGCCGCACGGCACCGCGTACGCCTCCGACGTCGAGTGGGTCCAGGCCGTCAACGGCTATGGCGTGATCGGCAAGGACGTGGCGAACAAGGACACGGCGACCTCGCCGGACCTGCCGCTCGCGCTGAACTACACGGATCCCGCCACGGGCACGAGCCCCAGCTACACCAAGGGGCTCGGCGTGCATGCGGAATCCCGGATCACCTACTACCTGGGCGGGAAGTGCACGCGGTTCACGTCGCAGGTCGGTCTGGAGAAGGGGTTCGCGGGGAACATCATCTTCTCCGTCAACGCCGATGGCGCCACGGCCTACACCTCACGGACCTACGTGCCCGGCTTCGCCCCGGAGGGCGTGGACGTGGATCTGCGGGGTGTGAACTACCTCGACCTGGTGGTGAAGCCCTCCGGCTCCATCAACGGGGCCCACGGGGTGTGGGGCGACGCGAAGTTCGAGTGCGCCCCCTAG
- a CDS encoding sulfate adenylyltransferase subunit 1, with the protein MSTALASSTLFRFATAGSVDDGKSTLVGRLLHDSKAILADTLDAVARTSADRGFGGEKGGLDLALLTDGLRAEREQGITIDVAYRYFATDRRSFILADCPGHVQYTKNTVTGASTADAVVVLIDARKGVLEQTRRHLSVLHLLRVPHVIVAVNKVDLVDFSEPVFREIEADIRRVSQELGIGAAQADGTADHADIRVIPVSALDGDNVVDRSPRMPWYDGPSLLEVLETLPAADELEDEHEAFRFPVQLAIRPQGALAPDAVARGLDVEEYRDYRAYAGQVAEGTVTVGDPVVVLSPGHEPRTTTVTGIDFAGTSLETAFAPQSVALRLADEIDIARGDTIAAAGTVGESSADLYGSVAWLSSKPLREGARVFVKHGTQTVKAIVRSVSGKLDLDTFEVQPASDLELNDIGEVQIRLAAPLPLEPYAKHRRTGAFLVIDPADGNTLAAGMVKEHPGDSEDERYWI; encoded by the coding sequence ATGAGCACCGCACTCGCGTCCAGCACGCTGTTCCGTTTCGCGACGGCCGGCAGCGTCGACGACGGCAAGTCCACCCTGGTGGGCCGCCTCCTGCATGACTCCAAGGCGATCCTTGCCGACACCCTCGACGCCGTCGCCCGCACGAGCGCGGACCGCGGCTTCGGCGGGGAGAAGGGCGGCCTGGACCTGGCGCTGCTGACCGACGGCCTGCGCGCCGAGCGGGAGCAGGGCATCACGATCGACGTCGCGTACCGCTACTTCGCCACGGACCGCCGCAGCTTCATCCTGGCCGACTGCCCCGGGCACGTGCAGTACACCAAGAACACGGTGACCGGCGCGTCCACGGCGGATGCCGTGGTGGTGCTGATCGACGCCCGCAAGGGTGTCCTGGAGCAGACCCGACGGCACCTGTCCGTCCTGCACCTGCTGCGCGTCCCGCACGTGATCGTCGCCGTGAACAAGGTGGACCTGGTCGACTTCTCCGAGCCCGTGTTCCGGGAGATCGAGGCGGACATCCGGCGGGTGTCCCAGGAGCTGGGGATCGGCGCCGCGCAGGCTGATGGAACCGCGGATCACGCGGATATCCGGGTCATCCCGGTGTCCGCCCTCGACGGTGACAACGTCGTGGACCGCTCCCCGCGCATGCCCTGGTACGACGGCCCGTCGCTGCTGGAGGTCCTCGAGACCCTGCCCGCCGCGGACGAGCTGGAGGACGAGCACGAGGCGTTCCGCTTCCCCGTGCAGCTCGCGATCCGTCCGCAGGGCGCCTTGGCGCCGGACGCCGTCGCGCGTGGCCTGGACGTGGAGGAGTACCGCGACTACCGCGCCTATGCGGGTCAGGTGGCCGAGGGCACGGTGACGGTCGGCGACCCGGTGGTCGTCCTGTCGCCGGGTCATGAGCCCCGCACGACGACGGTCACCGGCATCGACTTCGCCGGGACTTCCCTGGAGACCGCCTTCGCCCCGCAATCGGTGGCGCTGCGCCTCGCCGACGAGATCGACATCGCCCGCGGTGACACGATCGCCGCGGCCGGCACCGTGGGGGAGAGTTCCGCGGATCTGTACGGTTCCGTGGCGTGGCTGTCCTCCAAGCCGCTGCGCGAAGGGGCCCGGGTGTTCGTCAAACACGGCACGCAGACTGTGAAGGCGATCGTCCGCTCGGTCTCCGGCAAGCTGGACCTGGACACGTTCGAGGTGCAGCCCGCCTCCGACCTGGAGCTCAACGACATCGGCGAGGTCCAGATCCGTCTGGCCGCACCCCTGCCGCTGGAACCGTATGCCAAGCACCGCCGCACGGGCGCGTTCCTGGTGATCGATCCCGCCGACGGCAACACCCTCGCCGCGGGCATGGTCAAGGAACACCCGGGCGACTCCGAGGACGAGCGGTACTGGATTTAG
- the cysD gene encoding sulfate adenylyltransferase subunit CysD: protein MTELLEEAAVADNRLGTLDALEAEAIHIIREVVAEFERPALLFSGGKDSVVMLHLATKAFWPGKVPFPVLHVDTGHNFPEVIEFRDRTVERLGLKLVVGSVQEFIDRGELQERADGTRNPLQTVPLLDAIQRNKFDAVFGGGRRDEDKARAKERILSLRDEFGQWDPRNQRPELWNLYNGRYTVGQHVRAFPISNWTELDIWRYIEREGIELPGLYYAHERDVFARDGMWRAVGEVSQPAPHEEVITKLVRYRTVGDMSCTGAVESDAADVAAVVVEVAASTLTERGATRADDRISEAAMEDRKKDGYF from the coding sequence ATGACCGAACTACTGGAAGAGGCTGCTGTGGCTGACAACCGGCTCGGCACGCTTGACGCCCTCGAGGCCGAGGCCATTCACATCATCCGTGAAGTCGTCGCCGAGTTCGAGCGGCCTGCGCTGCTGTTCTCCGGCGGCAAGGACTCCGTGGTCATGCTGCATCTGGCCACCAAGGCCTTCTGGCCGGGCAAGGTGCCGTTCCCGGTGCTGCACGTGGACACCGGGCACAACTTCCCCGAGGTGATCGAGTTCCGGGATCGGACGGTCGAGCGGCTCGGCCTGAAGCTCGTGGTCGGTTCCGTGCAGGAATTCATCGACCGCGGCGAGCTCCAGGAGCGCGCTGACGGCACCCGGAATCCATTGCAGACCGTGCCGCTGCTGGACGCCATCCAGCGGAACAAGTTCGACGCCGTCTTCGGCGGTGGCCGTCGCGACGAGGACAAGGCCCGCGCCAAGGAGCGCATCCTGTCCCTGCGGGACGAGTTCGGGCAGTGGGATCCGCGCAATCAGCGTCCCGAGCTGTGGAACCTCTACAACGGCCGCTACACGGTGGGCCAGCACGTGCGGGCCTTCCCGATCAGCAACTGGACCGAGCTGGACATCTGGCGCTACATCGAGCGCGAGGGCATCGAGCTGCCGGGCCTCTACTACGCCCACGAGCGGGACGTTTTCGCCCGGGACGGGATGTGGCGTGCCGTGGGCGAGGTGTCCCAGCCGGCTCCGCATGAGGAGGTCATCACCAAGCTCGTGCGCTACCGCACGGTGGGGGACATGTCCTGCACCGGCGCCGTGGAGAGCGACGCCGCGGACGTGGCGGCCGTCGTCGTCGAGGTCGCGGCCTCGACCCTGACCGAGCGTGGCGCGACCCGCGCCGATGACCGCATCTCCGAGGCGGCCATGGAAGACCGTAAGAAGGACGGGTATTTCTGA
- a CDS encoding phosphoadenylyl-sulfate reductase produces the protein MSTALRSHEELKALAEAGAAELAWDAPAEDVIAWVKRNFATPAVTVACSMADAVLPALVAEQLPGVDVLFLDTGYHFPETYQTRDLVAKTLRVNVVDVLPENTVEQQDRLFGKDLFARDAASCCNMRKVVPLRRNLAGYELWFTGVRRDEAPTRTNTPLVTWDEANGLVKVNPVAPWSYEQLMEYSDEHLLPSNPLLSQGYPSIGCQPCTNKVAPGADPRSGRWAGSDKTECGLHT, from the coding sequence ATGAGCACGGCACTCCGCTCCCACGAGGAGCTGAAGGCCCTCGCTGAGGCGGGCGCGGCAGAACTGGCCTGGGATGCCCCGGCCGAGGACGTCATCGCCTGGGTGAAGCGCAACTTCGCGACGCCGGCGGTCACCGTGGCGTGCTCCATGGCCGACGCCGTGCTGCCGGCCCTGGTCGCCGAGCAGCTGCCCGGCGTCGACGTCCTCTTCCTCGACACCGGCTACCACTTCCCGGAGACGTACCAGACCCGCGATCTGGTGGCCAAGACCCTCCGCGTGAACGTGGTGGACGTGCTGCCGGAGAACACCGTGGAGCAGCAGGACCGGCTGTTCGGCAAGGACCTGTTCGCCCGCGACGCCGCCTCCTGCTGCAACATGCGCAAGGTGGTGCCGCTGCGCCGCAACCTGGCCGGCTACGAGCTGTGGTTCACCGGCGTCCGCCGCGACGAGGCCCCCACCCGCACCAACACCCCGCTCGTGACCTGGGACGAGGCCAACGGCCTGGTCAAGGTCAACCCGGTGGCCCCGTGGAGCTACGAGCAGCTCATGGAGTACTCGGACGAGCACTTGCTCCCGTCCAACCCGCTCCTGAGCCAGGGCTACCCGTCCATCGGCTGCCAGCCGTGCACGAACAAGGTCGCGCCGGGGGCGGACCCCCGCTCCGGCCGTTGGGCCGGATCCGACAAGACCGAATGCGGGCTCCACACGTGA
- a CDS encoding nitrite/sulfite reductase translates to MTDTALAGATPSPEARPARTPRAGRPAAKPHGQWKVDGTAPLNPNEVWKQEDGGLSVRERIETIYSKGGFDSIDGTDLHGRFRWWGLYTQRKPGIDGGKTATLEPHELEDKYFMLRVRIDGGALTTEQLRVIGQISVDFARGSADITDRQNIQLHWIQVEDVPEIWRRLEAVDLSTTEACGDVPRVILGSPVAGIAKDEIIDPTPLIHEIADKFIGDPELANLPRKYKTAITGHPSQDVVHEINDCAFVGVVHPELGVGYDLWVGGALSTNPMLGKRLGAFVTPEQGAEVWHGVTQIFRDYGYRRMRTKARLKFLLADWGPEKFRQILEDEYLGYQLADGPAAPKPPTPGDHIGVHEQKDGRFFIGVAPTVGRLSGENLVRLADVLEAHGSQRLRTTPHQKLVVLDVPGDQVEPLIAELDTLGLSARPSVFRRGTIACTGIEYCKLAIVETKVTAATAIAELERRLADLVEAGSLPDALSLHINGCPNSCARIQTADIGLKGMMLPVDDGDPAPGFQVHLGGGLASTSREEAGLGRTVRGLKVYVADLPDYVERVVRRFVADRAEGQSFAEWAHAADEEALQ, encoded by the coding sequence ATGACCGACACAGCTCTAGCCGGAGCGACCCCCTCGCCCGAAGCCCGTCCAGCACGCACGCCGCGCGCGGGCCGGCCGGCCGCCAAGCCGCATGGCCAGTGGAAGGTTGACGGCACCGCGCCGCTCAACCCGAACGAGGTGTGGAAGCAGGAGGACGGTGGGCTCAGCGTCCGCGAACGCATCGAGACCATCTACTCCAAGGGTGGTTTCGATTCGATCGACGGCACCGATCTCCACGGACGCTTCCGCTGGTGGGGCCTCTACACGCAGCGCAAGCCCGGGATCGACGGCGGCAAGACCGCCACGCTCGAGCCGCACGAGCTCGAGGACAAGTACTTCATGCTCCGCGTCCGGATCGACGGCGGGGCCCTCACCACGGAGCAGCTGCGGGTGATCGGGCAGATCTCCGTCGACTTCGCCCGTGGGTCCGCGGACATCACCGACCGCCAGAACATCCAGCTGCACTGGATCCAGGTGGAGGACGTGCCGGAGATCTGGCGCCGCCTCGAAGCGGTGGACCTCTCCACCACCGAGGCCTGCGGCGACGTGCCGCGCGTCATCCTCGGCTCGCCCGTGGCCGGCATCGCCAAAGACGAGATCATCGACCCGACGCCGCTGATCCACGAGATCGCAGACAAGTTCATCGGCGATCCTGAGCTGGCGAACCTGCCGCGCAAATACAAGACCGCCATCACGGGCCACCCGTCGCAGGACGTGGTGCACGAGATCAACGACTGCGCCTTCGTCGGAGTGGTGCACCCGGAACTCGGCGTCGGCTATGACCTGTGGGTGGGCGGCGCGCTGTCGACCAACCCCATGCTCGGCAAGCGCCTGGGCGCGTTCGTCACCCCGGAGCAGGGTGCCGAAGTGTGGCACGGCGTCACGCAGATCTTCCGCGACTACGGTTACCGCCGCATGCGCACCAAGGCCCGCCTGAAGTTCCTCCTGGCCGATTGGGGCCCGGAGAAGTTCCGGCAGATCCTCGAGGACGAATACCTCGGCTACCAGCTGGCCGACGGCCCCGCCGCACCCAAGCCGCCGACCCCCGGCGACCACATCGGCGTCCACGAGCAGAAGGACGGCCGCTTCTTCATCGGCGTCGCCCCCACGGTCGGCCGCCTGTCCGGCGAGAACCTGGTCCGCCTGGCCGATGTGCTGGAGGCCCACGGCTCGCAGCGCCTGCGTACCACTCCGCACCAGAAACTCGTGGTCCTCGACGTCCCCGGCGATCAGGTGGAACCGCTCATCGCCGAACTCGACACCCTGGGCCTCTCCGCCCGGCCGAGCGTCTTCCGGCGCGGCACCATCGCCTGCACCGGCATCGAATACTGCAAGCTGGCGATCGTGGAGACCAAGGTCACCGCGGCCACGGCCATCGCCGAACTGGAGCGGCGCCTCGCCGACCTGGTCGAGGCCGGCAGCCTGCCTGACGCCCTGAGCCTGCACATCAACGGCTGCCCCAACTCGTGCGCCCGCATCCAGACCGCGGACATCGGGCTGAAGGGCATGATGCTCCCGGTCGACGACGGCGACCCGGCTCCCGGCTTCCAGGTGCACCTGGGCGGCGGGCTGGCATCGACGTCCCGCGAGGAGGCAGGCCTGGGCCGCACCGTCCGTGGCCTCAAGGTCTACGTGGCGGATCTGCCCGACTATGTGGAGCGCGTGGTCCGCCGCTTCGTCGCCGACCGCGCCGAAGGCCAGAGCTTCGCCGAATGGGCCCACGCCGCGGATGAGGAGGCACTCCAATGA
- a CDS encoding sirohydrochlorin chelatase — MTHSPVLIACSHGTSNATGDAEVRELRRAVSALRPSLDVREAYVDVQEPALPDVVAALPEGEPAVIVPVLLSVGYHVKVDIAQARDSRPGTSAAAPLGPDPVLVDVLEERLREAGLADDDAVVLAAAGSSNPAASAAVEEVAGRLATRLGRPVSCAYGSAAEPKVPHAVEAARAAGAPRVVVASYLLAHGWFHDQLFKAGADLVTEPLLPSEALAGLVLKRFDEAVSAAPGA, encoded by the coding sequence ATGACTCACAGCCCTGTCCTGATCGCGTGCTCGCACGGAACCAGCAACGCCACCGGCGACGCCGAAGTGCGCGAGCTCCGACGGGCCGTGTCCGCGCTCCGCCCGTCGCTGGACGTGCGCGAGGCCTACGTGGACGTCCAGGAGCCGGCGCTCCCCGACGTGGTGGCGGCCCTGCCCGAGGGCGAGCCGGCCGTGATCGTGCCGGTGCTCCTGAGCGTCGGGTACCACGTGAAGGTGGACATCGCCCAGGCCCGGGACTCCCGGCCCGGGACCTCCGCGGCGGCGCCCCTCGGCCCGGATCCGGTGCTGGTGGACGTGCTGGAGGAACGCTTGAGGGAGGCCGGGCTGGCGGACGACGACGCCGTCGTCCTGGCCGCCGCGGGCTCCTCCAACCCGGCGGCCTCCGCAGCCGTGGAGGAGGTCGCGGGGCGACTCGCCACCCGCCTCGGCAGGCCCGTGAGCTGCGCCTACGGTAGCGCGGCAGAGCCGAAGGTGCCCCACGCTGTGGAGGCGGCCCGGGCGGCGGGGGCGCCGCGCGTCGTCGTCGCGTCCTATCTGCTGGCCCACGGATGGTTCCATGACCAGCTCTTCAAGGCCGGAGCGGATCTCGTGACCGAGCCGCTGCTGCCGTCGGAGGCCCTGGCCGGGCTCGTCCTGAAGCGCTTCGATGAGGCAGTGTCCGCCGCGCCCGGCGCGTGA